The window GCCGCTCGCGCGCCGCCTCGACCGGCTCCACCACCTGGATGCCGGCCGCGGAGTAGCCATGCTTCTTCAGCCCGCCGATGAGGGCGGCCGCCATGTTGCCGCCGCCGATGAACGTGATCTTCATGTCCGCGATGTCTCCTTCCGGATGGGTCTGTTCGTGTCCTTCGTCGACACGGTTTCCTTGGGTGGCACGGCGCGCACCACCCAGGGCGTCCCGGTCTGCTCGGCCAGTCGCTTCGCACGCTCGGCAGCGCGCATGAGGGCGGCGGGCGCGGCCTGCATGTCGGGATCGTTCAGATGGGAAACGGGTGTGATCATGTGCATCATCCTTCTGCAATCAAAAGGGGCGGGGTGCCGGCGTTATCGTAGTGCTGCCAGAAATCCGCCAACGGCTTGTAGCAGCCATTGAACAGCCGGATACCCGCCGAGAAGCGCCGCCGTACCGTGGCCTCAGGAACATTATGCCCGCCCTGCGCGACACGTGCGGCAACGAGCCTCTCCATGTAGTGACTTACGTCTGGCAATGGTCCCGCCCAGCCAGTAACTCCGCAATCACGATAATTGCAGGTCGTGCCTCTTGTGGAGCCTTGCGAAGTAGTTGAATGACCCTCCACTCATCGTTCGTCAGGCGCAAACCGACGCTGTTGTCACGATCAAGCCATCCAACCGGCAAGTCGTGAGACAGCTCGATCTGACGTGCCTGTATGTCAGTCAGTATTGCCTTACCCCTCTCTATGTTGCTGCATTGGGATGAACTGAATGCGGAGGGACCGAGGCTGGAAAAGGAACAGAAATCTCTCTGGTGTTTGTTTGCATGGGTGCGCAACAGGCGCAGGTTCTCCGGTCGACGCGTCTTGTCCAAGTTGATCGTGCCTGCAATGTCACGCATCCCCTGCAGAATTGATTGCTTCGACTCCTCCCATCGCTTCCTGGCAGCACCATACTTGTCCTTGACGGCGGCATCGTTGTCCTGTTGTGTTTCACACTGTTGTTCCATGATGATTTGTCATCTCCTTCAGGTAGTTATTGCCCCACCTTCCCAACCAACCGCTGCCTCGCCAGTTCGATGGACTGGTGCAGCTTGGCCTGGAGGACTTCGCGCGGCGGCAGCAGCGTCAGGTATTCGGCGACGCGGATGTTGCTGTGGTGCAGTTGCAGGAGTTCGACGTGTTCCTCGCTCTTTCCGGCGCACAGGATCAGGCCGATGGGCGCCGATTCGCCCTCGACCCGCTCGTGTTTCTCCAGGTAGCGCAGGTAAAGCTCCATCTGCCCCTTAAACGCCGCCTCGAAGTCGCCGATCTTGAGGTCGATGGCGACCAGGCAGCGCAGGCGGCGGTGGTAGAACAGCAGGTCGATGTAATAGTCGCGGTTGTCGATGGCGATGCGCTTCTGGCGGGCGAGGAAGGCGAAGTCGCTGCCCAGCTCGATGATGAAGCGTTGCAGGTCGGCCAGGATCGCCGATTCCAGGTCGCGTTCGGCGTAGGTGTCGGCGAGGCCGAGGAAATCGAGCACGTAGGGATCGCGGAAGGCGATGTCGGGCGAGAGGCGACCTTCCTCGCGCAGGACTGTCAGGTCGGCGCGGATGGTTTCCTCAGGCTTCCGGGAGATCGCGGTGCGCTCGTAGAGCATGGACTGGATACGCTCCTGCAACTGGCGCACCGCCCAGCGTTCCAGGCGGCAGACCTCGATGTAGAAGTCGCGCTTGAGCGGGTCGTCAATGAACATGACCGACCGGATATGGGACCACGACAATTCTCTACACAGCGTGTAGAGAATCTGCTCGTCCGGAAACGCCTGTTCCAGCCGCATGCAGTGGCGAAGATGTTTCTCGCCCCATCCGCGACCGTATTCCGCCATGAGTTGGGCGGCTGCCATCGCCACCACCTGCTTGCCGTATTCCGCCCGTTCGCCACGTAGAACCTCATCGTTGATGCGGCGTCCGACGTGCCAATAAAGCAGGGTCAGTTCGGCATTGACAGCCGTGGCGACGCGCTGGCGGGCGCCGTCAATCAACCGGCGCAGGTCGGAAAGCAGCGATGCCGTCAGCGTGGCGGCGGCTACGGCATCAGGTTTGCGGTTCGCTTCCACGTATTCCCCTTCAC is drawn from Candidatus Nitricoxidivorans perseverans and contains these coding sequences:
- a CDS encoding PDDEXK nuclease domain-containing protein, translated to MEANRKPDAVAAATLTASLLSDLRRLIDGARQRVATAVNAELTLLYWHVGRRINDEVLRGERAEYGKQVVAMAAAQLMAEYGRGWGEKHLRHCMRLEQAFPDEQILYTLCRELSWSHIRSVMFIDDPLKRDFYIEVCRLERWAVRQLQERIQSMLYERTAISRKPEETIRADLTVLREEGRLSPDIAFRDPYVLDFLGLADTYAERDLESAILADLQRFIIELGSDFAFLARQKRIAIDNRDYYIDLLFYHRRLRCLVAIDLKIGDFEAAFKGQMELYLRYLEKHERVEGESAPIGLILCAGKSEEHVELLQLHHSNIRVAEYLTLLPPREVLQAKLHQSIELARQRLVGKVGQ